The Brachybacterium huguangmaarense genome contains a region encoding:
- the acs gene encoding acetate--CoA ligase, which yields MNADAGTGIDSLSHESASYPPPSDFVQNANARPSLYGEAERDRLGFWKDRAGLLSWKTMPTEVLDFSNPPFARWFADGTLNACYNAVDRHVEAGHGDQAALLVEYEDGSDATYTYADLQAETSRMANVLLDLGVVTGDRVAIYMPMIPEAVIAMLACARIGATHSVVFGGFSADALRSRIEDAEATAVITADGQFRKGRVLPLKPAVDEALSTGAESVRHVLVVRRTGADIEWTEDRDVWWHEARESASAEHEPVWVEAEHPLFILYTSGTTGKPKGIVHTTGGYLVQASYTHRNVFDLKPDTDVYWCTADVGWVTGHTYVTYGPLVNRATQVIYESTPDTPHQGRWWEIVEKHKVSIFYAAPTAIRTAMKWGEDIPARFDLSSIRLLGSVGESINPEAWQWYRRVIGGGTAPIVDTWWQTETGAIMISPLPGITATKPGSAQVPLPGISADVLNDAGESVQDGQGGYLVLTEPWPAMLRGIWGDDQRFIDTYWSRFPGMYFAGDGARKDEDGDIWLLGRVDDVMNVSGHRLSTTEIESALVSHPWVAESAVVGAADETTGQAVVAFVILRSSAAEEVEAAGGEEKAVEILRQHVGKEIGPIARPKKVLLVTELPKTRSGKIMRRLLRDVAENRQVGDTQTLADSSVMDLIQQGLSGKR from the coding sequence ATGAACGCTGATGCCGGCACCGGTATCGACAGCCTGTCCCACGAGTCCGCGAGCTACCCGCCGCCCTCGGACTTCGTGCAGAACGCCAACGCCCGCCCCTCGCTGTACGGCGAGGCCGAGCGCGACCGCCTCGGGTTCTGGAAGGACAGGGCCGGGCTGCTGTCGTGGAAGACGATGCCCACCGAGGTGCTCGACTTCTCGAACCCGCCGTTCGCCCGCTGGTTCGCCGACGGCACGCTCAACGCGTGCTACAACGCGGTGGACCGGCACGTCGAGGCCGGCCACGGCGACCAGGCCGCGCTGCTCGTCGAGTACGAGGACGGCTCCGACGCCACCTACACGTACGCCGACCTCCAGGCCGAGACGTCGCGCATGGCCAACGTCCTGCTCGACCTCGGCGTGGTCACGGGCGACCGGGTCGCGATCTACATGCCGATGATCCCGGAGGCCGTGATCGCGATGCTCGCGTGCGCCCGCATCGGCGCGACCCACTCGGTCGTCTTCGGCGGCTTCTCCGCCGACGCGCTGCGCTCGCGCATCGAGGACGCCGAGGCCACCGCCGTCATCACCGCCGACGGCCAGTTCCGCAAGGGCCGCGTCCTCCCGCTCAAGCCGGCCGTCGACGAGGCCCTCTCCACGGGCGCCGAGTCCGTGCGCCACGTGCTCGTCGTGCGTCGCACCGGGGCCGACATCGAGTGGACCGAGGACCGCGACGTGTGGTGGCACGAGGCCCGCGAGAGCGCCTCGGCCGAGCACGAGCCGGTGTGGGTCGAGGCCGAGCACCCGCTGTTCATCCTCTACACCTCGGGCACCACCGGGAAGCCCAAGGGCATCGTGCACACGACCGGCGGCTACCTGGTCCAGGCCTCCTACACGCATCGCAACGTGTTCGACCTCAAGCCCGACACCGACGTCTACTGGTGCACGGCCGACGTCGGCTGGGTCACGGGGCACACGTACGTGACCTACGGGCCGCTCGTGAACCGGGCGACCCAGGTGATCTACGAGTCGACCCCCGACACCCCCCACCAGGGCCGCTGGTGGGAGATCGTCGAGAAGCACAAGGTCTCGATCTTCTACGCGGCGCCCACCGCGATCCGCACCGCCATGAAGTGGGGCGAGGACATCCCCGCCCGCTTCGACCTGTCCTCCATCCGTCTGCTCGGCAGCGTCGGCGAGTCCATCAACCCCGAGGCGTGGCAGTGGTACCGCCGGGTGATCGGCGGCGGCACCGCCCCCATCGTCGACACCTGGTGGCAGACGGAGACGGGCGCGATCATGATCTCCCCGCTGCCCGGCATCACCGCCACCAAGCCCGGCTCCGCGCAGGTGCCGCTGCCCGGCATCAGCGCGGACGTGCTGAACGACGCGGGCGAGAGCGTCCAGGACGGCCAGGGCGGCTACCTCGTGCTGACCGAGCCGTGGCCCGCGATGCTGCGCGGCATCTGGGGCGACGACCAGCGCTTCATCGACACCTACTGGTCCCGCTTCCCCGGCATGTACTTCGCCGGTGACGGCGCCCGCAAGGACGAGGACGGCGACATCTGGCTGCTGGGCCGTGTCGACGACGTCATGAACGTCTCGGGCCACCGCCTGTCGACGACCGAGATCGAGTCGGCGCTCGTGTCCCATCCGTGGGTCGCGGAGTCCGCCGTGGTGGGCGCCGCCGACGAGACCACGGGCCAGGCGGTCGTCGCCTTCGTCATCCTCCGGTCCTCGGCCGCCGAGGAGGTCGAGGCCGCAGGCGGCGAGGAGAAGGCCGTCGAGATCCTGCGCCAGCACGTGGGCAAGGAGATCGGCCCGATCGCCCGTCCCAAGAAGGTGCTGCTCGTGACCGAGCTGCCCAAGACGCGGTCCGGCAAGATCATGCGCCGGCTGCTGCGCGACGTGGCCGAGAACCGGCAGGTGGGGGACACCCAGACCCTCGCGGACTCCTCGGTCATGGACCTCATCCAGCAGGGCCTGTCCGGCAAGCGGTGA
- a CDS encoding VOC family protein: MTVATDIAFAVLPLRFSERPDAMDAFLRLLGMAPVVTAPGGGFAVLVAGGGGRVMIHGVDSAQSGPAAGTTDLCLATEDTDRAAAVLRAAGRQVRVWDESYGRQGALLGAAGEEIALNETQRDLYGYEGHDGADADPRLTVVAVRPTDDIEADVASFAALGFVPRGDAAPGWCPVQGAAGTGIIGLHRPAPGEQCSRDTGSEFGRAAAARIGFETSEDLGRLAARLRDAGHPVELREGGRGGALHVTDPDGVVVEIHPAPGR, encoded by the coding sequence ATGACCGTCGCGACCGACATCGCCTTCGCCGTCCTCCCTCTGCGCTTCAGCGAGCGCCCCGACGCGATGGACGCCTTCCTGCGCCTGCTCGGCATGGCACCCGTCGTCACCGCCCCGGGCGGCGGCTTCGCCGTGCTCGTCGCGGGCGGCGGCGGGCGCGTCATGATCCACGGCGTCGACAGCGCGCAGAGCGGGCCCGCGGCGGGCACCACCGACCTGTGCCTCGCGACCGAGGACACCGACCGTGCGGCCGCCGTCCTGCGGGCCGCGGGCCGGCAGGTGAGGGTCTGGGACGAGAGCTACGGGCGCCAGGGCGCGCTGCTCGGAGCGGCGGGTGAGGAGATCGCGCTCAACGAGACTCAGCGCGACCTCTACGGCTACGAGGGCCACGACGGCGCGGACGCCGACCCGCGGCTCACCGTCGTCGCCGTCCGCCCGACCGACGACATCGAGGCCGACGTCGCCTCCTTCGCGGCGCTCGGCTTCGTGCCGCGCGGCGACGCCGCCCCGGGCTGGTGCCCCGTGCAGGGTGCCGCGGGGACGGGGATCATCGGCCTGCACCGGCCGGCGCCCGGGGAGCAGTGCTCCCGCGACACCGGGAGCGAGTTCGGGCGCGCCGCGGCCGCCCGGATCGGCTTCGAGACCTCCGAGGACCTCGGCCGCCTCGCCGCGCGCCTGCGCGATGCGGGCCATCCGGTCGAGCTGCGCGAGGGCGGCAGAGGGGGCGCCCTGCACGTGACCGATCCGGACGGCGTGGTGGTCGAGATCCACCCCGCGCCGGGGCGCTGA
- a CDS encoding ribbon-helix-helix domain-containing protein yields the protein MHEKQGAPARKVQFNVYLPPELVVAVKHRAVDEQTSLSALVERALSAYLERTPS from the coding sequence ATGCACGAGAAGCAGGGCGCCCCCGCCCGCAAGGTCCAGTTCAACGTCTATCTCCCCCCGGAGCTCGTCGTCGCCGTCAAGCATCGCGCGGTCGACGAGCAGACCAGCCTGAGCGCGCTCGTCGAGCGCGCCCTGTCCGCCTATCTCGAGAGGACCCCCTCATGA
- a CDS encoding oxidoreductase produces MTVTAADDPRSGTPDPPLLLTPTTLRDVHLRNRIWLAPMCQYSVTERDGVPTDWHLVHLGARAAGGFGLVITEATAVSPEGRISPQDTGLWNDAQVAAWQRITRFNREQGAATAVQLAHAGRKASTWPTLPHYRRHHGTIPELSGGWRTVGPAEEPFPGLAAPEAMTVEQIQGVVADFAAAARRAVAAGFDAVELHFAHGYLVHEFLSPLVNTREDAYGAGGRGRRRLAREIAVAVREAIDEAMPLIVRISATDWIGGGWDVDQSCELALELKQLGVDALHVSTGGAVVADIASGPDYQVGFAREIRERAGMPVAAVGLITDPAGAERVLTDGSADFVAIGRAALREPSWPQRAAHELGADPRPLYPGPYTRGAW; encoded by the coding sequence ATGACCGTGACCGCCGCCGACGACCCCCGCTCCGGGACACCGGACCCGCCTCTCCTGCTGACCCCGACGACGCTGCGCGACGTGCACCTGCGCAATCGGATCTGGCTCGCGCCGATGTGCCAGTACTCGGTGACCGAGCGCGACGGCGTGCCGACGGACTGGCATCTCGTGCACCTCGGCGCGCGCGCCGCGGGAGGCTTCGGGCTCGTCATCACGGAGGCCACCGCGGTGAGCCCGGAGGGGCGCATCAGCCCGCAGGACACCGGCCTGTGGAACGACGCGCAGGTGGCCGCGTGGCAGCGCATCACCCGCTTCAACCGGGAGCAGGGCGCCGCGACCGCCGTGCAGCTCGCCCACGCGGGGCGCAAGGCCTCGACCTGGCCCACCCTGCCCCATTACCGCCGCCACCACGGCACCATCCCCGAGCTGTCGGGCGGGTGGCGCACGGTCGGCCCGGCCGAGGAGCCCTTCCCCGGGCTCGCCGCGCCCGAGGCGATGACGGTCGAGCAGATCCAGGGGGTCGTCGCCGACTTCGCCGCCGCGGCTCGCCGTGCTGTCGCGGCCGGCTTCGACGCCGTCGAGCTGCACTTCGCCCACGGCTACCTGGTCCACGAGTTCCTGAGCCCCCTCGTCAACACGCGCGAGGACGCCTACGGCGCCGGCGGCAGGGGCCGCCGGCGCCTCGCGCGCGAGATCGCCGTGGCGGTGCGCGAGGCGATCGACGAGGCGATGCCGCTCATCGTGCGGATCAGCGCGACCGACTGGATCGGCGGCGGCTGGGACGTGGACCAGTCGTGCGAGCTCGCGCTCGAGCTCAAGCAGCTCGGGGTCGACGCGCTGCACGTGTCGACGGGAGGGGCGGTCGTCGCCGACATCGCGAGCGGCCCCGACTATCAGGTGGGCTTCGCGCGCGAGATCCGGGAGCGCGCGGGCATGCCCGTCGCCGCGGTGGGGCTCATCACCGATCCCGCAGGGGCCGAGCGGGTCCTCACGGACGGCTCGGCCGACTTCGTCGCGATCGGCCGGGCCGCGCTGCGCGAGCCGTCGTGGCCCCAGCGCGCCGCGCACGAGCTCGGCGCCGACCCACGGCCGCTGTACCCGGGCCCGTACACGCGCGGGGCGTGGTGA
- a CDS encoding L-serine ammonia-lyase, whose product MSISLFDLFKIGIGPSSSHTVGPMRAAATFAREVLEDPGIGPRVADVAVHLYGSLAATGRGHGTMDAIVMGLEGHDPETVDPVAGRERVAEIAEHGGLLLDGRLSVSLRPDTIVLHPLTFLPQHSNGMTFVALDAAGAELVRRPMFSIGGGFVVDEADMGRSMAEVASEEQGTKIFTTGAELLAVCEERGISMSEAMLLRERQWRSDEEIRRGALRIWHTMRDCIERGMTTSGTLPGGLELKRRASSWRESLEAEDPRRLAMNAHEWVSLAALAVNEENAAGGRVVTAPTNGAAGIIPAVLYYATSYLSDTDPDEVAVRFLLTAAAVGSLYKENASISGAEVGCQGEVGSACSMAAAGLAEVMGGKPRQVENAAEIAMEHNLGLTCDPVGGLVQVPCIERNAMASVKAITAARFALRGNGEHFVSLDTVIETMRQTGKDMSERYKETAMGGLAVTAVPVSLPEC is encoded by the coding sequence ATGTCCATCAGCCTGTTCGATCTGTTCAAGATCGGGATCGGCCCCTCGAGTTCGCACACCGTCGGCCCCATGCGGGCCGCGGCGACCTTCGCCCGCGAGGTCCTCGAGGACCCCGGCATCGGGCCGCGCGTGGCCGACGTGGCCGTGCACCTCTACGGCTCGCTCGCCGCGACCGGTCGCGGGCACGGCACCATGGACGCGATCGTGATGGGCCTCGAGGGCCACGATCCCGAGACGGTGGACCCCGTCGCGGGCCGCGAGCGCGTCGCCGAGATCGCCGAGCACGGCGGCCTGCTGCTCGACGGGCGCCTGTCCGTGAGCCTGCGGCCCGACACGATCGTGCTGCACCCCCTGACGTTCCTGCCCCAGCACTCCAACGGCATGACCTTCGTGGCGCTCGACGCCGCCGGGGCCGAGCTCGTGCGCCGCCCCATGTTCTCCATCGGCGGCGGCTTCGTGGTCGACGAGGCGGACATGGGCCGGTCGATGGCGGAGGTCGCCTCGGAGGAACAGGGCACGAAGATCTTCACGACCGGGGCCGAGCTGCTCGCCGTGTGCGAGGAGCGCGGGATCTCGATGTCCGAGGCGATGCTCCTGCGCGAGCGCCAGTGGCGCAGCGACGAGGAGATCCGCCGCGGCGCGCTGCGGATCTGGCACACCATGCGCGACTGCATCGAGCGCGGCATGACCACGTCGGGCACCCTTCCCGGCGGGCTCGAGCTCAAGCGCCGGGCGAGCTCCTGGCGCGAGTCGCTCGAGGCCGAGGACCCGCGCCGCCTCGCGATGAACGCCCACGAGTGGGTGTCGCTGGCCGCGCTCGCCGTCAACGAGGAGAACGCCGCGGGCGGTCGTGTCGTGACCGCTCCCACCAACGGCGCCGCCGGCATCATCCCCGCGGTCCTCTACTACGCGACGAGCTACCTGAGCGACACCGATCCCGACGAGGTCGCCGTGCGCTTCCTGCTCACGGCCGCCGCGGTCGGCTCGCTGTACAAGGAGAACGCCTCGATCTCGGGTGCCGAGGTGGGCTGCCAGGGCGAGGTGGGCTCGGCCTGCTCGATGGCCGCCGCCGGCCTCGCGGAGGTCATGGGCGGCAAGCCGCGCCAGGTCGAGAACGCGGCCGAGATCGCGATGGAGCACAACCTCGGTCTCACGTGCGATCCGGTGGGCGGCCTCGTGCAGGTGCCCTGCATCGAGCGCAACGCGATGGCCTCGGTCAAGGCGATCACGGCGGCCCGCTTCGCGCTGCGCGGCAACGGGGAGCACTTCGTCTCCCTCGACACGGTCATCGAGACGATGCGCCAGACCGGCAAGGACATGTCCGAGCGCTACAAGGAGACCGCGATGGGCGGCCTCGCCGTGACCGCGGTGCCGGTGTCGCTGCCCGAGTGCTGA
- a CDS encoding DEAD/DEAH box helicase, whose protein sequence is MPKARRRSAHAGERFEDMALPDELLGVLDAQGLTRAFEIQSAILPDALGGRDVLARAETGSGKTLAFTLAMCARFRGRKVHRRRPLGVVLVPTRELAVQVVDTIHPFARAVGIRAQLVAGGMNIDKQADALARGVEIIVATPGRLIDLARREDLFLDRVETTVIDEADHMTDLGFGADIVEILQHIEMGTQKMLFSATLDGQVDEIIDRFLVDPVTHETTPVAAAVKTMRHHVLAINPQRKRQITAQLAARRGRTLIFTRTQLGAERVAAELVEVGIPAAALHGSKQQGLRTNVLAGFRAGAFDTLVATDVAARGLHIDDVSMVIHVDPAEDVKEYVHRSGRTARAGAAGTVVTLALPHQTQRTRRILEEAEVEPQWEDVHDEHAEALRALGGRTPAGEPAADPALTKYKGAPRKLDIGRTTGADARKADERRANEERRASWEETPAPRRSGRRRPQPSAGSTGRRRTSGRRPKGS, encoded by the coding sequence ATGCCCAAGGCCCGACGCCGCTCCGCCCATGCCGGCGAGCGCTTCGAGGACATGGCGCTGCCCGACGAGCTGCTCGGGGTGCTCGACGCACAGGGGCTCACGCGCGCCTTCGAGATCCAGAGCGCGATCCTGCCCGACGCCCTCGGCGGCCGCGACGTGCTGGCCCGCGCCGAGACCGGCTCCGGCAAGACCCTCGCCTTCACCCTCGCGATGTGCGCGCGCTTCCGCGGCCGCAAGGTGCACCGGCGCCGCCCGCTCGGCGTCGTCCTCGTCCCCACCCGCGAGCTCGCGGTGCAGGTCGTCGACACGATCCATCCCTTCGCGCGCGCCGTCGGCATCCGCGCGCAGCTGGTCGCGGGCGGCATGAACATCGACAAGCAGGCCGACGCGCTGGCCCGCGGCGTCGAGATCATCGTCGCGACGCCCGGCCGGCTGATCGACCTCGCCCGGCGCGAGGACCTCTTCCTCGACCGGGTCGAGACCACCGTGATCGACGAGGCCGACCACATGACCGATCTCGGCTTCGGCGCCGACATCGTCGAGATCCTCCAGCACATCGAGATGGGCACCCAGAAGATGCTCTTCTCCGCGACGCTCGACGGACAGGTCGACGAGATCATCGACCGCTTCCTCGTGGACCCGGTGACGCACGAGACCACGCCCGTGGCCGCGGCCGTCAAGACCATGCGCCACCACGTGCTCGCGATCAACCCCCAGCGCAAGCGCCAGATCACCGCGCAGCTCGCGGCCCGCCGCGGCCGTACCCTGATCTTCACGCGCACCCAGCTCGGCGCCGAGCGTGTGGCCGCCGAGCTCGTCGAGGTCGGCATCCCCGCCGCCGCCCTGCACGGCAGCAAGCAGCAGGGCCTGCGCACCAACGTGCTCGCGGGCTTCCGCGCGGGCGCCTTCGACACCCTCGTGGCGACCGACGTCGCGGCCCGCGGCCTCCACATCGACGACGTGTCGATGGTGATCCACGTGGACCCCGCCGAGGACGTCAAGGAGTACGTGCACCGCTCGGGCCGCACCGCCCGCGCGGGCGCGGCCGGCACGGTCGTGACCCTCGCCCTGCCCCATCAGACGCAGCGCACGCGCCGCATCCTGGAGGAGGCCGAGGTCGAGCCGCAGTGGGAGGACGTGCACGACGAGCACGCCGAGGCCCTGCGCGCGCTCGGCGGCCGCACCCCCGCCGGGGAGCCCGCCGCCGATCCCGCCCTGACGAAGTACAAGGGCGCGCCGCGCAAGCTCGACATCGGCCGCACCACGGGCGCCGACGCGCGCAAGGCGGACGAGCGCCGTGCCAACGAGGAGCGCCGCGCCTCGTGGGAGGAGACGCCCGCCCCGCGGCGCTCCGGCCGTCGCCGGCCCCAGCCCTCCGCCGGCTCGACCGGGCGCCGCCGCACGAGCGGTCGTCGCCCGAAGGGGTCCTGA
- the panD gene encoding aspartate 1-decarboxylase, whose protein sequence is MMRTLMTAKIHRATVTQADLHYVGSVTVDADLLDAAGIVENEQVAIVDVTNGARLETYAIAGERGSGAICVNGAAAHLVSPGDLVILIAYGLFEDAEARAHRPTIVHVDADNSIVQIGNDPAQPVPGMPDQVSSR, encoded by the coding sequence ATGATGCGCACACTCATGACCGCGAAGATCCATCGCGCGACCGTCACCCAGGCCGATCTGCACTACGTCGGCTCGGTGACCGTCGACGCCGATCTGCTCGATGCCGCCGGCATCGTCGAGAACGAGCAGGTCGCGATCGTCGACGTCACCAACGGGGCCCGCCTGGAGACGTACGCGATCGCGGGTGAGCGCGGCAGCGGCGCGATCTGCGTCAACGGCGCGGCCGCCCATCTGGTCTCCCCCGGGGACCTCGTGATCCTCATCGCCTACGGCCTGTTCGAGGACGCCGAGGCGCGTGCGCACCGTCCCACGATCGTCCATGTCGACGCCGACAACTCGATCGTGCAGATCGGCAACGACCCGGCCCAGCCCGTCCCCGGCATGCCCGACCAGGTCTCCAGCCGCTGA
- a CDS encoding AEC family transporter — protein MTGVLSGFFIVWALIATGWATGKSGVLGDPGHARFVLNRATFFIASPCLVLLSLLEADVTALLGSPIVVASVAGLATGLLVFLALHLASRRSAADVAVTAISSSVANGANMGFPIAAYVLGSPAHALPVILFQQAVYTPIYQFVLHSVTSSSRPSVRSIGRGVVTNPTIIAAVVGIGLVALGVHVPALLLEPLHSLADLAIPGMLLAFGLSLIGSRPLAKDDGNRALVGIATACKLVLMPLIALGLGLALGLAGHELFAVVVMAALPTAQNVFVAASRFGASEELARDTVLVTTIGTVVTLMALSALLG, from the coding sequence ATGACAGGGGTCCTCTCCGGGTTCTTCATCGTCTGGGCGCTCATCGCGACCGGCTGGGCGACCGGGAAGTCCGGGGTGCTGGGCGATCCCGGCCACGCCCGGTTCGTGCTCAACCGGGCGACCTTCTTCATCGCCTCTCCGTGCCTCGTGCTGCTGTCCCTGCTCGAGGCCGACGTCACCGCGCTGCTGGGCTCGCCGATCGTCGTGGCGTCGGTCGCGGGCCTCGCCACGGGGCTGCTCGTCTTCCTCGCGCTGCACCTGGCAAGCCGACGCAGCGCCGCGGACGTCGCGGTCACGGCGATCAGCTCATCGGTCGCCAACGGCGCGAACATGGGCTTCCCGATCGCGGCCTACGTGCTCGGCTCGCCCGCGCACGCCCTGCCCGTCATCCTGTTCCAGCAGGCGGTCTACACGCCGATCTACCAGTTCGTTCTGCACTCGGTCACGAGCAGCTCGCGCCCCAGCGTGCGCAGCATCGGCCGGGGCGTGGTCACGAACCCGACCATCATCGCGGCCGTGGTCGGGATCGGCCTCGTGGCCCTCGGCGTGCACGTGCCCGCGCTGCTGCTCGAGCCGCTGCACTCCCTGGCCGACCTCGCGATCCCGGGCATGCTGCTCGCCTTCGGCCTCTCGCTGATCGGCTCGCGCCCGCTCGCCAAGGACGACGGCAACCGGGCGCTCGTGGGGATCGCGACCGCCTGCAAGCTCGTGCTGATGCCGCTCATCGCACTCGGCCTGGGGCTCGCGCTCGGCCTGGCCGGGCACGAGCTGTTCGCCGTCGTCGTGATGGCGGCGCTGCCGACGGCGCAGAACGTGTTCGTCGCGGCCTCGCGCTTCGGCGCCTCGGAGGAGCTCGCGCGCGACACGGTGCTCGTCACCACGATCGGGACCGTCGTGACGCTCATGGCCCTCTCCGCGCTGCTGGGCTGA
- a CDS encoding nucleotidyltransferase family protein, whose product MATLSPTRRSVELRELIAHHHDELMVVLERYGASNVRIFGSVLRGDADEDSDIDLLFTRPSGMGLFDLAAMRIELSDILGVAVDAVPDANLHEHLRSDVLHSSRPL is encoded by the coding sequence ATGGCGACGCTCAGCCCGACCCGACGCTCCGTGGAACTGCGCGAGCTCATCGCGCATCACCATGACGAGCTCATGGTCGTGCTGGAGCGGTACGGCGCGTCGAACGTCAGGATCTTCGGCTCGGTCCTGCGCGGTGACGCGGACGAGGACAGCGACATCGACCTGCTCTTCACCCGCCCCAGCGGAATGGGGCTGTTCGATCTGGCTGCCATGAGGATCGAGCTGTCTGACATCCTCGGGGTGGCGGTCGACGCCGTCCCCGACGCGAACCTCCACGAGCATCTGCGGTCCGACGTCCTGCACTCATCGAGACCGCTGTGA
- a CDS encoding HepT-like ribonuclease domain-containing protein — protein MRRRSDADLIAEALTHIDRLLTYIERDGLSDDVVADAVCLRLAAAIDALNDDTVPPLGERLFGATWRSMRATRNYIAHAYAFVDMSLVSDTVDNDLPDVERVLREEYARLTRG, from the coding sequence GTGAGACGGCGCTCCGACGCCGACCTCATCGCGGAGGCGCTCACGCACATCGACCGGCTGCTCACGTACATCGAACGCGATGGTCTGTCCGACGACGTCGTCGCCGATGCCGTGTGTCTACGGCTGGCGGCGGCGATCGATGCCCTGAACGACGATACGGTTCCTCCGCTGGGCGAGCGTCTGTTCGGAGCGACGTGGCGGAGCATGCGGGCGACTCGGAACTACATCGCTCACGCGTACGCGTTCGTCGACATGTCGCTCGTCTCCGACACCGTCGACAATGATCTGCCGGATGTCGAGCGCGTGCTGCGTGAGGAGTACGCCCGGCTCACGCGGGGCTGA